From Caretta caretta isolate rCarCar2 chromosome 14, rCarCar1.hap1, whole genome shotgun sequence, the proteins below share one genomic window:
- the AXIN2 gene encoding axin-2 isoform X2, whose product MSSAVLLTHLPDPSSSFREDAPRPPVPGEEGETPCQQPASSFVMKNQSFKALSISSNPRRNEDGLGEPEGSASPDSPLARWTKSLHSLLGDQDGAYLFRTFLEREKCVDTLDFWFACNGFRQMDLKDTKTLRVAKAIYKRYIENNSIVSKQLKPATKTYIRDSIKKQQIDSIMFDQAQTEIQSVMEENAYQMFLTSDIYLEYVRSGGENPAYINSNGLGSLKVVCGYLPTLNEEEEWSCVDFKNKILPSVVGLSSKTLRVTASVRATETAENGYRSFKRNDPINPYHVNSGYVFAPATSANDSEISSDALTDDSMSMTDSSVDGIPPYRLGSKKQLQREMHRSVKANGQVSLPHFPRTHRLPKEMTPVEPATFAAELISRLEKLKQEQEMMDSLEERLQQIKEEEEKEGSELPANTQTNREAAATPHQQHPLTLLPSGSYEEDPQAILDDHLSRVLKTPGCQSPGMGRHSPRSHSPERLPGGKPQPSAASPAACSLISKGFITKQTTKHVHHHYIHHHTIPKTKEQIEAEAAQRVQCFCPGGSDYNCHSKCKSHSKGTELPLEQFGTGSLTKRNGKVMDGVALPAGEAGLSVMPGLQLPGGEADRSQNVWQWMLESERQNKHKPHSTQSTKKAYNLESTKGIPSERMARHHLWGNNSHPRGAQPAHPFVQDPTMPPLTPPNTLAQLEEACRRLAEVSKPQKQRCSTSNQQRDRNHTSAVQGGNAPFCNASLTTEDHKEPKKLPVVHASQSSELVVTYFFCGEEIPYRRMLKAQSLTLGHFKEQLSKKGNYRYYFKKASDEFDCGAVFEEIWEDDTILPMYEGRILGKVERID is encoded by the exons ATGAGCAGTGCTGTGTTGCTGACTCACCTTCCAGACCCCAGCAGCAGCTTCAGGGAAgacgccccccgcccccctgtgcCAGGCGAGGAAGGAGAGACACCATGCCAACAGCCTGCAAGCTCGTTTGTCATGAAAAACCAAAGCTTCAAGGCCCTGTCAATTTCTTCCAACCCAAGGAGGAATGAGGATGGTCTTGGAGAGCCGGAAGGCAGTGCATCTCCAGACTCCCCTCTGGCAAGATGGACCAAATCCCTGCATTCCTTGTTGGGGGATCAAGATGGTGCCTATCTTTTTCGGACCTTCCTGGAAAGAGAGAAATGTGTGGATACCTTAGACTTCTGGTTTGCCTGCAATGGCTTCAGGCAGATGGACCTTAAGGATACCAAAACTTTAAGAGTAGCCAAAGCTATATACAAAAGGTACATTGAGAACAACAGCATTGTCTCCAAGCAGCTCAAGCCTGCCACTAAGACCTATATAAGAGATAGTATCAAGAAGCAGCAGATAGATTCTATAATGTTTGATCAGGCACAGACTGAAATTCAGAGTGTGATGGAGGAAAATGCTTACCAGATGTTTTTAACTTCTGATATATACCTCGAATATGtaaggagtgggggagagaatcCTGCTTATATTAACAGCAATGGACTGGGGAGCTTAAAAGTTGTCTGTGGCTATCTCCCAACCTTGAATGAAGAAGAAGAATGGAGCTGTgtggactttaaaaacaaaatcttgcCTTCTGTAGTTGGGCTATCCAGCAAGACTTTGAGGGTTACAGCAAGTGTCAGAGCTACAGAAACGGCTGAGAATGGATACAG GTCATTCAAGAGGAACGATCCTATTAACCCATACCATGTGAATTCTGGCTATGTTTTTGCCCCAGCAACTAGCGCAAATGATAGCGAAATATCTAGTGATGCCCTGACTGATGATTCCATGTCAATGACGGACAGTAGCGT AGATGGAATCCCTCCTTATAGACTTGGGAGCAAGAAGCAGCTCCAGAGGGAAATGCATCGTAGCGTTAAGGCCAATGGTCAAGTTTCTCTACCTCATTTTCCG AGAACCCACCGTCTTCCTAAGGAAATGACCCCCGTGGAACCAGCTACCTTTGCTGCTGAACTGATATCCCGGTTGGAAAAGCTGAAGCAAGAGCAAGAAATGATGGATAGTCTGGAGGAGAGGCTACAGCAAATCAAAGAG gaagaagagaaggagggatcAGAGCTACCTGCCAACACACAGACCAATCGGGAGGCAGCAGCCACTCCGCATCAGCAGCACCCACTCACTCTCCTGCCATCCGGCAGCTATGAGGAGGACCCGCAGGCGATCCTGGATGACCATCTGTCACGAGTGCTGAAGACTCCCGGCTGCCAGTCACCCGGCATGGGACGACACAGCCCCCGCTCCCACTCCCCGGAACGCCTCCCAGGGGGCAAGCCACAGCCAAGCGCGGCCTCGCCAGCTGCCTGCAGCCTCATCAGTAAAGGATTCATCACCAAGCAGACCACCAAGCACGTCCACCACCACTACATCCACCACCACACTATCCCCAAGACTAAAGAGCAGATAGAAGCCGAGGCAGCACAGCGGGTCCAGTGCTTCTGTCCTGGGGGCAGCGACTACAACTGCCATTCAAAATGCAAGAGCCACTCAAAAGGGACAGAGCTTCCGCTGGAGCAGTTTGG AACCGGCTCGCTGACGAAGAGGAATGGCAAAGTAATGGATGGCGTCGCCCTGCCGGCCGGGGAAGCAGGGCTATCCGTAATGCCCGGGCTCCAGCTACCTGGGGGCGAGGCAGATCGGTCACAGAACGTCTGGCAGTGGATGCTGGAGAGCGAGAGACAAAATAAGCACAAGCCTCATAG CACACAAAGCACAAAGAAGGCCTACAATTTGGAGTCCACCAAAGGGATCCCCAGTGAGCGCATGGCCCGCCACCACCTCTGGGGGAACAACAGTCACCCACGCGGGGCACAGCCTGCCCACCCGTTCGTCCAGGATCCCACCATGCCTCCGCTGACCCCGCCCAACACTCTCGCCCAGCTGGAGGAAGCCTGCCGCAGGCTAGCGGAAGTGTCCAAGCCTCAGAAACAAAG ATGTTCAACCTCAAATCAGCAGAGGGATCGAAACCACACATCTGCTGTTCAGGGGGGAAATGCCCCTTTTTGCAATGCAAGTCTAACTACAGAAGA TCACAAAGAGCCAAAGAAACTCCCAGTGGTTCACGCCTCCCAGTCCAGCGAGTTGGTTGTCACTTATTTTTTCTGTGGAGAAGaaataccctacaggaggatgtTAAAGGCCCAGAGCCTGACACTTGGGCACTTTAAAGAGCAGCTGAGCAAAAAGGGAAATTATAG
- the AXIN2 gene encoding axin-2 isoform X1, translating into MSSAVLLTHLPDPSSSFREDAPRPPVPGEEGETPCQQPASSFVMKNQSFKALSISSNPRRNEDGLGEPEGSASPDSPLARWTKSLHSLLGDQDGAYLFRTFLEREKCVDTLDFWFACNGFRQMDLKDTKTLRVAKAIYKRYIENNSIVSKQLKPATKTYIRDSIKKQQIDSIMFDQAQTEIQSVMEENAYQMFLTSDIYLEYVRSGGENPAYINSNGLGSLKVVCGYLPTLNEEEEWSCVDFKNKILPSVVGLSSKTLRVTASVRATETAENGYRSFKRNDPINPYHVNSGYVFAPATSANDSEISSDALTDDSMSMTDSSVDGIPPYRLGSKKQLQREMHRSVKANGQVSLPHFPRTHRLPKEMTPVEPATFAAELISRLEKLKQEQEMMDSLEERLQQIKEEEEKEGSELPANTQTNREAAATPHQQHPLTLLPSGSYEEDPQAILDDHLSRVLKTPGCQSPGMGRHSPRSHSPERLPGGKPQPSAASPAACSLISKGFITKQTTKHVHHHYIHHHTIPKTKEQIEAEAAQRVQCFCPGGSDYNCHSKCKSHSKGTELPLEQFGRTGSLTKRNGKVMDGVALPAGEAGLSVMPGLQLPGGEADRSQNVWQWMLESERQNKHKPHSTQSTKKAYNLESTKGIPSERMARHHLWGNNSHPRGAQPAHPFVQDPTMPPLTPPNTLAQLEEACRRLAEVSKPQKQRCSTSNQQRDRNHTSAVQGGNAPFCNASLTTEDHKEPKKLPVVHASQSSELVVTYFFCGEEIPYRRMLKAQSLTLGHFKEQLSKKGNYRYYFKKASDEFDCGAVFEEIWEDDTILPMYEGRILGKVERID; encoded by the exons ATGAGCAGTGCTGTGTTGCTGACTCACCTTCCAGACCCCAGCAGCAGCTTCAGGGAAgacgccccccgcccccctgtgcCAGGCGAGGAAGGAGAGACACCATGCCAACAGCCTGCAAGCTCGTTTGTCATGAAAAACCAAAGCTTCAAGGCCCTGTCAATTTCTTCCAACCCAAGGAGGAATGAGGATGGTCTTGGAGAGCCGGAAGGCAGTGCATCTCCAGACTCCCCTCTGGCAAGATGGACCAAATCCCTGCATTCCTTGTTGGGGGATCAAGATGGTGCCTATCTTTTTCGGACCTTCCTGGAAAGAGAGAAATGTGTGGATACCTTAGACTTCTGGTTTGCCTGCAATGGCTTCAGGCAGATGGACCTTAAGGATACCAAAACTTTAAGAGTAGCCAAAGCTATATACAAAAGGTACATTGAGAACAACAGCATTGTCTCCAAGCAGCTCAAGCCTGCCACTAAGACCTATATAAGAGATAGTATCAAGAAGCAGCAGATAGATTCTATAATGTTTGATCAGGCACAGACTGAAATTCAGAGTGTGATGGAGGAAAATGCTTACCAGATGTTTTTAACTTCTGATATATACCTCGAATATGtaaggagtgggggagagaatcCTGCTTATATTAACAGCAATGGACTGGGGAGCTTAAAAGTTGTCTGTGGCTATCTCCCAACCTTGAATGAAGAAGAAGAATGGAGCTGTgtggactttaaaaacaaaatcttgcCTTCTGTAGTTGGGCTATCCAGCAAGACTTTGAGGGTTACAGCAAGTGTCAGAGCTACAGAAACGGCTGAGAATGGATACAG GTCATTCAAGAGGAACGATCCTATTAACCCATACCATGTGAATTCTGGCTATGTTTTTGCCCCAGCAACTAGCGCAAATGATAGCGAAATATCTAGTGATGCCCTGACTGATGATTCCATGTCAATGACGGACAGTAGCGT AGATGGAATCCCTCCTTATAGACTTGGGAGCAAGAAGCAGCTCCAGAGGGAAATGCATCGTAGCGTTAAGGCCAATGGTCAAGTTTCTCTACCTCATTTTCCG AGAACCCACCGTCTTCCTAAGGAAATGACCCCCGTGGAACCAGCTACCTTTGCTGCTGAACTGATATCCCGGTTGGAAAAGCTGAAGCAAGAGCAAGAAATGATGGATAGTCTGGAGGAGAGGCTACAGCAAATCAAAGAG gaagaagagaaggagggatcAGAGCTACCTGCCAACACACAGACCAATCGGGAGGCAGCAGCCACTCCGCATCAGCAGCACCCACTCACTCTCCTGCCATCCGGCAGCTATGAGGAGGACCCGCAGGCGATCCTGGATGACCATCTGTCACGAGTGCTGAAGACTCCCGGCTGCCAGTCACCCGGCATGGGACGACACAGCCCCCGCTCCCACTCCCCGGAACGCCTCCCAGGGGGCAAGCCACAGCCAAGCGCGGCCTCGCCAGCTGCCTGCAGCCTCATCAGTAAAGGATTCATCACCAAGCAGACCACCAAGCACGTCCACCACCACTACATCCACCACCACACTATCCCCAAGACTAAAGAGCAGATAGAAGCCGAGGCAGCACAGCGGGTCCAGTGCTTCTGTCCTGGGGGCAGCGACTACAACTGCCATTCAAAATGCAAGAGCCACTCAAAAGGGACAGAGCTTCCGCTGGAGCAGTTTGG CAGAACCGGCTCGCTGACGAAGAGGAATGGCAAAGTAATGGATGGCGTCGCCCTGCCGGCCGGGGAAGCAGGGCTATCCGTAATGCCCGGGCTCCAGCTACCTGGGGGCGAGGCAGATCGGTCACAGAACGTCTGGCAGTGGATGCTGGAGAGCGAGAGACAAAATAAGCACAAGCCTCATAG CACACAAAGCACAAAGAAGGCCTACAATTTGGAGTCCACCAAAGGGATCCCCAGTGAGCGCATGGCCCGCCACCACCTCTGGGGGAACAACAGTCACCCACGCGGGGCACAGCCTGCCCACCCGTTCGTCCAGGATCCCACCATGCCTCCGCTGACCCCGCCCAACACTCTCGCCCAGCTGGAGGAAGCCTGCCGCAGGCTAGCGGAAGTGTCCAAGCCTCAGAAACAAAG ATGTTCAACCTCAAATCAGCAGAGGGATCGAAACCACACATCTGCTGTTCAGGGGGGAAATGCCCCTTTTTGCAATGCAAGTCTAACTACAGAAGA TCACAAAGAGCCAAAGAAACTCCCAGTGGTTCACGCCTCCCAGTCCAGCGAGTTGGTTGTCACTTATTTTTTCTGTGGAGAAGaaataccctacaggaggatgtTAAAGGCCCAGAGCCTGACACTTGGGCACTTTAAAGAGCAGCTGAGCAAAAAGGGAAATTATAG